Proteins from one Kwoniella shivajii chromosome 1, complete sequence genomic window:
- a CDS encoding rRNA 2'-O-methyltransferase fibrillarin — MAFGERGGRGGARGGGRGGFGGGDRGGFGGGRGGGRGGFGGDRGGRGGGRGGGRGGFGGDRGGRGGARGGGRGGFGGDRGGRGGKAGLGRKGPGAVTLEPHKHAGVYIAKGKEHLLVTRNMTPGESVYGEKRISIASTNAEGEEEKIEYRVWNPFRSKLAAGILGGLDDIHIKPGAKVLYLGAASGSSVSHVSDIVGPEGVVYAVEFSHRPGRELIGMAKKRTNVVPIVDDARHPQKYRMLVQMVDVIFADVAQPDQARIISLNAHHFLKNGGAIVISIKANCIDSTAPAAQVFASEVNNMRKEGIKPKEQLTLEPYERDHAIVVGKYERHAGN; from the exons ATGGCTTTCG GTGAACGAGGAGGCCGAGGCGGTGCCCGAGGcggtggtagaggtggtttcggtggtggtgacaGAGGCGGTTTCggtggtggacgaggtggCGGCCGAGGAGGATTTGGCGGTGACagaggtggacgaggtggtggTCGTGGAGGTGGCCGAGGTGGATTCGGCGGTGATCgaggtggacgaggtggCGCTCGAGGAGGTGGACGAGGCGGATTCGGCGGTGACAGAGGAGGTCGAGGTGGTAAAGCCGGATTAGGTCGAAAAGGACCCGGTGCCGTCACTCTTGAACCCCACAAGCACGCAGGTGTATATATCGCCAAGGGTAAAGAGCACTTATTGGTCACAAGAAACATGACTCCTGGAGAATCAGTCTATGGCGAAAAGAGAATCTCAATCGCTTCTACCAATGCCGAAGGTGAGGAGGAAAAGATCGAGTACAGAGTATGGAATCCTTTCAGAAGTAAATTGGCCGCTGGTATTTTGGGTGGTTTAGATGACATCCAC ATCAAACCCGGAGCTAAAGTACTCTATCTTGGTGCTGCTTCTGGTTCTTCCGTCTCTCACGTTTCGGATATCGTTGGTCCCGAAGGTGTAGTATACGCTGTCGAATTCTCTCACCGACCAGGACGAGAATTGATTGGTATGGCTAAGAAGAGGACTAACGTTGTCC CcattgttgatgatgctCGACACCCCCAAAAATACCGAATGCTCGTTCAAATGGTTGACGTTATCTTCGCCGATGTTGCTCAACCTGATCAAGCACGAATCATCTCGTTGAACGCCCATCATTTCTTAAAGAATGGAGGTGCAATCGTCATTTCTATCAAAGCCAATTGTATCGATTCTACTGCTCCCGCTGCTCAAGTCTTCGCTAGTGAGGTCAACAACatgaggaaagaaggtatcaaacccaaag AACAACTTACCCTTGAACCTTATGAGAGAGATCACGCTATCGTTGTCGGTAAATACGAGAGACACGCAGGAAATTAG